The Streptomyces sp. NBC_00569 genomic sequence CGGGACGAGCACGCCGCCGCGCCGGTAGGCGCGGGAGCCCATGGCCGGCTGGGTCCGCTCGCAGGCCTCGAAGTCCTGGGCGTTGACCCGGTGGAACAGCTCCACGGACTTGGAGACATCGGCGCCCGACGCGACGACCTCGGGCGCGTAGAGCCAGTCGCACTCGACGACCGTACGGTCCTCGGCCAGCGGGAACATCCGGTGCAGGATCACATGGTCGGGGACGAGGTTGATGAAGACCGTCGGTTTCACGGTGATCGCGTAGTAGCGGCGGTCCTGGTCGTCGGCGACCTGGGGCAGCCGGCCGAAGCCCTCGCTGCCGTCGACGGTGAAGCCCCGCACGCCGTCCCCGAACTCGGCGCCGTGGCCCACGTAGTACTGGGCGGCGTAGCCGTCCGCGAACTCCGGCAGGACGTCGGTCAGTTCGGGGTGGATCGTCGCGCAGTGGTAGCACTCCATGAAGTTCTCGACGATCAGCTTCCAGTTGGCCTTCACGTCGTACGAGATGCGCTTGCCGAGGGCGAGATCCTGGGTGCGGTAGCGCTCGATCGACGCCGTGTCGCCGAGCCGTTCCACGGCCGCGCCGACCACCGTCTCCTCGAAGGAGGGCGGCTCCTCGGCCAGGCAGACCCAGACGTAGCCGAGCCACTCGCGCAGGGCGACCTTGACGAGGCCGTACTCGGTGCGGTCGACGTCCGGCATCTGCACGAGGTTCGGCGCGGCGATGAGCTTGCCGTCGAGGTCGTACGTCCACGCGTGGTACGGGCACTGGAGGTTGCGGCGGACCTGGCCCGACTCCTCGGTGCACAGGCGGGCGCCGCGGTGGCGGCAGACGTTGAGGAAGGCCCGTGGTTCGCCGGTGCGGGACCGGGTGATGAGGACGTTCTCGCGGCCGACCTGGACCGTGCGGAACGCGCCCGGCCTGTCGAGGTCGGCGGATCGCACGGCGCAGAACCACATCGACTCGAAGATGCGTTCCTGCTCCTGCCGGAAGATCTCCGGATCGGTGTAGTAGTGCCCGGGCAGCGTGGCCATCAGGCTGGGGGCTATGGGGGTCGTCGTCACGTGCGTACTCCTCAGGCGGGCGCGGCGGTAGGGCCTGTCCGGCGGACCTGGCCGGAAGCGGGTGGCCGTACATGGTCCGTGCTGGTGAGCGAGGTCCGGTGCGTGCAGTTGCACAGGGCAGGAGGGCGTCAACGCGGAGCGTCGGCAACCGACGACAACGCCGCCGATGTGCGTGCCAGATCCCGCGGCTCCGGCGTGGTCCGCCGGACAGGCCCCAGGCGGCTGGGGTCGAAGAGGTCGATGGGGTGCGCGGTGGTGCCGGTGAGCGCGAGGTCGGCGACGATCTCGCCGACGACGGGCACGAACTTGAAGCCGTGGCCGGAGAACCCGGCGGCCACGGTGACGGACTCGGGGTGGGCGGGGTGCCGGGCGATCACGAAGTGCTCGTCGGGCGTGTTGGAGTACATGCAGGTGGCGGCCTTGAGGAAGGTCCCGGGCAGGCTGGGGATCTGACCGGCCAGGTGCTCCGCCATGGCCGTGACCTCGTGGTCGTGGACCGTGCGGTCGATGGTCTGAGGGGTGCACTCGACGCCCTTGCGGAAGAAGGCGACCTTGGCGCCGAGGTCGGGGCCGTCGATGGCCGGGAAGCCGTAGACCTGGACGCCGGCCGCGTCCTCCCAGATGTAGACGGGGTGGTTCTCGGGGAGGAACGGGGCGGTTCCCGTGGTCGGCCGGAACCAGTACATGACCTGCCGTTCGATCGAGAACGGCACCCCGAGATCAGTCAGCAGTTCCGGGGCCCACGCCCCCGGGCAGATCACCAACCGGCCCGCCGTGTAGGTGTTCTCGGCCGTGTGGACGCGCACCCCGTCCCTGTACGGCTCCCAGCGCGTCATCGGCTCCTCGAAGTGCAGGTCGGCCTCCTGACGGGTGGCGAGCTGGAGGTGGGCGGCGACGGTGTTCTCGGGGCGCACCAGACCGGCCCGCTCCTCGTACAGCGCCACCTCGTCGTCCCTGGGGGTGAGCGTCGGGAAGCGGCGGCGGATCTCGCGGGCGTCGAGCATCTCGTGCGGCAGGTCCCACTGCACGGCGGACAGCAGGGAGCCGGAGACGGTGCGTGAGTCGGCGCGACCGAGCATGACACCGCCGCACAGGGTGGCGACCTCGCGCCCGGTGGCCTGTTCCAGGTCGGCGTAGAGCTCGTACGAGCGCAGCAGCAGCGGCACGTACGCCGGGTCCTCGAAGTAGGACTGCCGGACGATGCGCGAACCGCCGTGGCTGGAGCCGCGGTTGTGGACCGGGCCGAACTTCTCCAGGCCGAGCACGCGCGCCCCGCGGGCGGACAGATGGTGGGCGGCGGCGCTGCCCATGCCGCCGAGGCCGATCACGATCACGTCGTAGGTGGGTGACATGTCCGAACCTCCGTGTGGTCAGCGGCGGATGCGGGTCATCTTCGGGTCGAACAAGGGCTCGTCGGCGACCGTCGCGGGGATCTTCTCGCCGAAGTACTCGATGTGGACACCGGTACCGGCGTCGAGCGGCGGCAACCACGCGTAGGCGACACAGCGGCCCAGCGTGTAGCCGTACGACGCGCTGGTGACGTAACCGGCGGCGCCTCCTGCGACGTGCACGGGCTCCTTGCCGAGGACGACGGCCGCGGGGTCGTCCAGGAGGAGCGGCGTGAGCCTGCGGGCCGGTTGCCCGCCCTTCCGCTCCAGTGCGGCCCTGCCGAGGAAGTCACCGCGATCCATGCGTACGGCGAAGCCGACGCCGGCCTCGTACGGGTCGTGCTCCTCGGTCATGTCGTGGCCCCAGGAGCGGTAACCCTTCTCCAGGCGCAGGCTGTTGAAGGCCGAGCGCCCGGCCGCGATCACGCCGTGCTCCCGCCCCGCCTCCCACAGCGTGTCCCACAGGCGCAGGCCCAGGTCGGCGGTGGTGTACAGCTCCCAGCCCAGCTCACCGACGTAGGACAGGCGCATCGCGGTGACGGGCACGTGGCCGAGGAAGGTCTGCTTGGCGCGGAAGTAGCCGAAGCCCTCGTGCGAGAAGTCGTCGCGGGTCAGCGGCTGGACGAGGTCGCGGGCCAGCGGGCCCCAGACGCCGATGCAGCAGGTCCCGGAGGTGATGTCGCGGATCTGCACGTCATCGGGCGCGTGGCGGGTGAGCCAGTCCAGGTCGGCGGGGGAGTTCGCGCCGATCTGGAACAGGTCCGGCGCGAGCCGGGCGACGGTCAGGTCGGACCGGATGCCTCCCGCCTCGTTGAGGAGGAGTGTGTATGTGACCGCGCCCGGCTTCTTCGCGAGGTTGTTCGACGTCATGCGCTGGAGGAAGCCGAGGGCGCCCGGTCCTGTGACCTCCAGGCGGCGCAGTGGCGTCATGTCGTAGAGGGCGACCTTCTCGCGGGTGGCCTTTGCCTCGGCGGCCGCGATGGGCGACCAGTAGCGGGCCGACCAGGCGTCGCGCTCGGGGAGGTCACCGGTGGGCAGGTCCGCGTTCGCCTCGTACCAGTGCGGACGCTCCCAGCCGCCGCCCTCCAGGAAGTACGCGCCGAGCCGCTCCTGGCGGGCGTGGAAGGGGCTCACCCGCAGCGGGCGCGGCTGCTCCGCCGGCTGGAGCGGGTGCAGGACGTCGTAGACCTCGACGAACTGCTGCGCCCCGCGGTCGTGCACATAGGCGGGAGAGCGTTGGGCGTCCTCGAATCGGGTGAGGTCGCACTCGTGCACGTCGACGGTGGGCCGCCCGTCGACCATCCACTCGGCGACCGCCTTGGCGACGCCCGCCGAATGCGTCACCCACACGGCCTCGGCCAGCCAGAATCCGCGCAGCGCACGGGTCTCGCCGAGGACCGGCATCCCGTCGGGCGTGAACGAGAAGACGCCGTTGAAGCCCTCTTCGATCTCCGTCCCGCGCAGCGCGGGCATCAGGCGGCGGCAGTCCTGCCAGCTGGGCGCCCAGTCCTCCTCGGTGAAAGGCAGCGACGACGGCATGTCCAGCTCACCCGCCCGGGCCGCGTCGTAGTCGAGGATCTTGAACGGATCGACGGGCAGCGGCTTGTGGGCGTAACTGCCGATGCCGATGCGGTCGGTGTGCTCGCGGAAGTACAGGTCACGGTCCTGGAAGCGGAGGATCGGCTTCGAGGCTTCCGTGCGGGGGTCGTCGGCTCCGACGAGCTCCGCCATGGGTTTGGTCTTCGCGTACTGGTGCGCGAGAGGCAGGAGCGGGACGTCCACGCCCGCCATGCGGCCGATCACCGGGCCCCAGAATCCGGCGGCGGAGACGACATGGTCGGCGGGGAAGCTGCCGCGGTCGGTGACCACCGCCGTGACCCGGCCGTCCTCCTGCTCGATGCCGGTGACCGTGTGCCGGTCGAGGAACGTGGCGCCGCGCTCGAGGGCGCGTTCCATCTGGGCGCGGGAGGCGAGCAGGGCACGGGCCAGGCCGTCGTCGGGGGTGTGGAAACCGCCGAGTACGGCCGACTCGTCGATGAGGGGCCACAGTTCCTTGCACCGGGCGGCGCTGACGAGTTCGCCGCGCACGCCCCAGGAGGCGGCGTAGCCGGCCTTGCGGTGCAGATCGGCCCAGCGTTCGGGGGTGGTCGCCAGTTCCAGACCGCCCACGGGGTTGAAGCAGGAAAGTCCTTCCACCTCAAGGGTGTTGAACTTCTCCACCGTGTACCGGGCGAACTCCGTGAGGGTCTTGGACGGACCCGTCTGGAAGACCAGTCCTGGCGCGTGCGAGGTGGACCCGCCGGGGGCCGGCAGCGGGCCCTGTTCGAGGACGGTGACGTCGGTCCAGCCGCGGGCCGTGAGTTCGTCGGCGAGGGAGCAGCCGACGATTCCGGCGCCGATGACGACGACGCGAGGGCTGGATGTTCCGGGCTTTTCGGGCGTGCTGGACATGCCCCTCCTCCTGCTGGTGGGGGTGGAATGGCCTTATACGGCAGGTATGTTGGCGCGCTCCGCGGCGATGGTCGTGTCCTGGCCGTGGCCGGTGTGGACAACCGTGTCGCCCGGCAGGGTGAGGAGCCGGCTGCGGATGGACGCCGTGATCGTCGGGGCGTCGGAGTACGAGCGCCCGGTAGCGCCCGGGCCGCCGTGGAAGAGGGTGTCGCCGGTGAACACGGCGTCGAGGAACGGCACGTAGAGGCTGCAACTGCCCCAGGAGTGCCCGGGGGTGTGCAGGATCTGGACATCGACCCCGGCGACGGTCAGGAGCATCCCGTCGGTGAGTTCCGCGTCCGGTTTGCGGTCCTGGTGCACCGCCTCCCACAGCGCGCGCTCGGCGGGATGCAGGAGAACGGGGGCGCCGGTCGCCCCGGCGAGATCGGCCGCGGCGCCGATGTGGTCGTCGTGCCCGTGGGTGCAGACGATCGCGGTGACACGGCGCCCGGCGACGGCGGCAGTGATCGACCCCGCGTCGTGCGCCGCGTCGACGATCAGGACCTCCTCGTCGTCGCCGATCAGCCACACGTTGTTGTCGACGTCGAACGTCTCGCCGTCCAGGCTGAACGTGCCGGAGGTGATGACGCGTTCGGCGCGGGCCACAGAGGTCACAGGACCACCACCGAGCGCAGCACGTCGCCGCGGTGCATCTTCGCGAACGCCTCCTCCACCTGGTCGAGGGCGATCGTCTCGGTCACGAACCCGTTCAGGTCGAGCAGCCCGTAGAGGTACTGGTCGATGAGGACCGGGAAGTCGCGGCTCGGCAGGCAGTCGCCGTACCAGGAGGACTTGAGGGCGCCGCCGCGCGAGAACAGGTCGATGAGCGGAATGTCCAGCGTCATGTCCGGCTCGGGCACTCCGACCTGCACCAGTACGCCCGCGTGGTCACGCATGTAGAACGCCTGCTTGTACGTTTCGGGGCGGCCGACCGCGTCGATGGCGATGTCGACACCGAACCCGCCGGTGAGCGCGCGCACCGCCTCGATCGCGTCCGTGCCACGGGAGTTGACCGTGTGCGTGGCGCCGAACTTCTCGGCCTGGTCGAGCTTCTTGTCGTCGATGTCGACGGCGATGACGCGGCGTGCGCCGTTGAGACAGGCGCCCGCGATGGCCGCGTTGCCGACGCCGCCGCAGCCGATCACGGCGACGGTGTCGCCGCGCTGGACGTTGCCCGTGTTCACGGCCGCGCCGTAGCCGGCCATGACGCCGCAGCCGATCAGGCCCGCGGCCTCGGGACGCGCCGCAGGATCGACCTTGATCGCCTGCCCTGCCGCGACCAGGGTCTTCTCGGCGAACGCACCGATGCCGAGCGCGGGGCTCAACGGCGTTCCGTCGAGCAGCGTCATGGGCTGCGTCGCGTTGCGCGAGTCGAAGCAGTACCAGGGGCGGCCGCGTCGGCAGGAACGGCAGTTGCCGCAGGGGGCGCGCCAGGCGAGCACCACGTAGTCGCCGGGGGTGAGGTCGGTGACCCCGTCGCCGACGGACTCGACGGTGCCGGCCGCCTCGTGGCCGAGCAGGAACGGGAAGTCGTCGTTGATGGCGCCCTCCCGGTAGTGCAGATCCGTGTGGCAGACCCCGCACGCCTGCACCTTGACCAGAACCTCGCCCGGGCCGGGATCGGGCACGACGATCGTCTGCACCTCGACGGGTGCGCCCTTCTTCACAGCGACGACGGCGCGGACCTCATGTGGCACGACCAAACTCCTCTGCTGTTGCGCAGTGCACGCCCAGTTGCGCGATGAGGAACATCTTGGAAACGCCATCAAGGCCCCGTCAAGGGGTGGGAGTTAATGCTTGGCAAAACGATCGGCCGCACCGAAACCTGGTCGACACACGCAGAACGCGGGGCCAGGTTTCCCTGACCCCGCGTTCAGTAACCGTGCTGTGGAAAGTCGTGCTAGAAGCCGTATCCCATCCGGCGCGACAGTTCGGTCGAAGCCGCGACGGTGCGTTTGGCCAGCTCGGGGAGGTGTTCCTCGGTCAGCCGGTACACGGGACCCGACGCGCTGATCGCGCCGATGACCTTTCCGTCGTGGGCGAACACGGGGGCCGCGACCGCGGCGAGGCCCACCTCCAACTCCTCCACGGCGACGGCGTACCCCTGGTCGAGCACGGCCTCCAGCTCGGCCCGCAGCGACACCGCCCCGGTCGCCGTGTGCGGGGTGAAGCGCGCCAGCGGGCGGGCGAGCAGTCCCTCGCGCAGCGCGGACGGCAGGTGGGCGAGCAGTACCTTGCCGCTCGATGTGGCGTGCAGGGGAGTGCGTCTGCCCAGCCAGTTCTGCGCCGTGACGGAGGCGGAGCCGCGCGCCTGCATGATGTTGACGGCGACATCGTCGTCGAGGATCGCGATGTTGACCGTCTCGCCCAGCTCGTCGGCCAGTTCGCGGCAGACGGGCACGCCCTCCTGCGAGATGTCCAGGCGCACTGCCGCCGCCCCCGCGAGGTGCAGTACACCCGCCCCCAGGTAGTACTTGCCGCGGTCCTTGGCCTGCCCGACCAGGCCCCGGTTCTCCAGCACTCCGAGCAGTCGGAAGGCGGTGGACTTGTGCACGTCCAGCTCGTCGGCGATCTCGGTGACGCCCGCCTCGCCGTGCCGGGCGAGGATCTCGAGGACGCTCACCGCGCGGTCCACGGACTGGACGGAGGCGGCCGCGCCCTTCGGGGTCTTCTCCGGTGTCGTCGTGCCTGGTTCAGCCTGCGATTCCTTGCGGGTCATCACTCAACTCTCACCACCTGGCGACCCCTTGGCGGGTCGCATCTTCGAGAAGCCCTTGACGCGGCGGGCACCTCGACCGGATTCTGTTGCGCATAGCGCTCCCTCGTGCGCCATGCGGAACGCCATGTTACCGAACAGTCCTGAGTCAGACAGCCCTGGACCAAGAGGGGGGCCCGTGATACCCGTCTGCCGCCTTGAAGACCTCCCCGAGGGCGGATCCGTCCGCATCGACACAGCACCGCCCATCGCCGTCTTCCATGCTGACGGTGAGCTGTACGCCATCGACGACACCTGCACCCACCAGGACGCCTCCCTGTCGGAGGGCTGGGTGGAGGG encodes the following:
- the solA gene encoding N-methyl-L-tryptophan oxidase is translated as MSPTYDVIVIGLGGMGSAAAHHLSARGARVLGLEKFGPVHNRGSSHGGSRIVRQSYFEDPAYVPLLLRSYELYADLEQATGREVATLCGGVMLGRADSRTVSGSLLSAVQWDLPHEMLDAREIRRRFPTLTPRDDEVALYEERAGLVRPENTVAAHLQLATRQEADLHFEEPMTRWEPYRDGVRVHTAENTYTAGRLVICPGAWAPELLTDLGVPFSIERQVMYWFRPTTGTAPFLPENHPVYIWEDAAGVQVYGFPAIDGPDLGAKVAFFRKGVECTPQTIDRTVHDHEVTAMAEHLAGQIPSLPGTFLKAATCMYSNTPDEHFVIARHPAHPESVTVAAGFSGHGFKFVPVVGEIVADLALTGTTAHPIDLFDPSRLGPVRRTTPEPRDLARTSAALSSVADAPR
- a CDS encoding bifunctional 3-phenylpropionate/cinnamic acid dioxygenase ferredoxin subunit, which encodes MIPVCRLEDLPEGGSVRIDTAPPIAVFHADGELYAIDDTCTHQDASLSEGWVEGCLVECPLHEASFDLRTGRPTCLPARRPVRTHRVTVDDGVVHVHPAAEEGSAA
- a CDS encoding S-(hydroxymethyl)mycothiol dehydrogenase → MPHEVRAVVAVKKGAPVEVQTIVVPDPGPGEVLVKVQACGVCHTDLHYREGAINDDFPFLLGHEAAGTVESVGDGVTDLTPGDYVVLAWRAPCGNCRSCRRGRPWYCFDSRNATQPMTLLDGTPLSPALGIGAFAEKTLVAAGQAIKVDPAARPEAAGLIGCGVMAGYGAAVNTGNVQRGDTVAVIGCGGVGNAAIAGACLNGARRVIAVDIDDKKLDQAEKFGATHTVNSRGTDAIEAVRALTGGFGVDIAIDAVGRPETYKQAFYMRDHAGVLVQVGVPEPDMTLDIPLIDLFSRGGALKSSWYGDCLPSRDFPVLIDQYLYGLLDLNGFVTETIALDQVEEAFAKMHRGDVLRSVVVL
- a CDS encoding MBL fold metallo-hydrolase encodes the protein MTSVARAERVITSGTFSLDGETFDVDNNVWLIGDDEEVLIVDAAHDAGSITAAVAGRRVTAIVCTHGHDDHIGAAADLAGATGAPVLLHPAERALWEAVHQDRKPDAELTDGMLLTVAGVDVQILHTPGHSWGSCSLYVPFLDAVFTGDTLFHGGPGATGRSYSDAPTITASIRSRLLTLPGDTVVHTGHGQDTTIAAERANIPAV
- a CDS encoding aromatic ring-hydroxylating oxygenase subunit alpha; the encoded protein is MATLPGHYYTDPEIFRQEQERIFESMWFCAVRSADLDRPGAFRTVQVGRENVLITRSRTGEPRAFLNVCRHRGARLCTEESGQVRRNLQCPYHAWTYDLDGKLIAAPNLVQMPDVDRTEYGLVKVALREWLGYVWVCLAEEPPSFEETVVGAAVERLGDTASIERYRTQDLALGKRISYDVKANWKLIVENFMECYHCATIHPELTDVLPEFADGYAAQYYVGHGAEFGDGVRGFTVDGSEGFGRLPQVADDQDRRYYAITVKPTVFINLVPDHVILHRMFPLAEDRTVVECDWLYAPEVVASGADVSKSVELFHRVNAQDFEACERTQPAMGSRAYRRGGVLVPTEHHIGIFHEWLTSKLGGAHA
- a CDS encoding IclR family transcriptional regulator, which codes for MTRKESQAEPGTTTPEKTPKGAAASVQSVDRAVSVLEILARHGEAGVTEIADELDVHKSTAFRLLGVLENRGLVGQAKDRGKYYLGAGVLHLAGAAAVRLDISQEGVPVCRELADELGETVNIAILDDDVAVNIMQARGSASVTAQNWLGRRTPLHATSSGKVLLAHLPSALREGLLARPLARFTPHTATGAVSLRAELEAVLDQGYAVAVEELEVGLAAVAAPVFAHDGKVIGAISASGPVYRLTEEHLPELAKRTVAASTELSRRMGYGF
- a CDS encoding GcvT family protein; amino-acid sequence: MSSTPEKPGTSSPRVVVIGAGIVGCSLADELTARGWTDVTVLEQGPLPAPGGSTSHAPGLVFQTGPSKTLTEFARYTVEKFNTLEVEGLSCFNPVGGLELATTPERWADLHRKAGYAASWGVRGELVSAARCKELWPLIDESAVLGGFHTPDDGLARALLASRAQMERALERGATFLDRHTVTGIEQEDGRVTAVVTDRGSFPADHVVSAAGFWGPVIGRMAGVDVPLLPLAHQYAKTKPMAELVGADDPRTEASKPILRFQDRDLYFREHTDRIGIGSYAHKPLPVDPFKILDYDAARAGELDMPSSLPFTEEDWAPSWQDCRRLMPALRGTEIEEGFNGVFSFTPDGMPVLGETRALRGFWLAEAVWVTHSAGVAKAVAEWMVDGRPTVDVHECDLTRFEDAQRSPAYVHDRGAQQFVEVYDVLHPLQPAEQPRPLRVSPFHARQERLGAYFLEGGGWERPHWYEANADLPTGDLPERDAWSARYWSPIAAAEAKATREKVALYDMTPLRRLEVTGPGALGFLQRMTSNNLAKKPGAVTYTLLLNEAGGIRSDLTVARLAPDLFQIGANSPADLDWLTRHAPDDVQIRDITSGTCCIGVWGPLARDLVQPLTRDDFSHEGFGYFRAKQTFLGHVPVTAMRLSYVGELGWELYTTADLGLRLWDTLWEAGREHGVIAAGRSAFNSLRLEKGYRSWGHDMTEEHDPYEAGVGFAVRMDRGDFLGRAALERKGGQPARRLTPLLLDDPAAVVLGKEPVHVAGGAAGYVTSASYGYTLGRCVAYAWLPPLDAGTGVHIEYFGEKIPATVADEPLFDPKMTRIRR